Proteins from a genomic interval of Colletotrichum higginsianum IMI 349063 chromosome 6, whole genome shotgun sequence:
- a CDS encoding Duf431 domain-containing protein — MPGKTYIVEHLDPELGPWSELEYIAIAKETHAAAGTFLLSSLPAGFVAPDKLKQVPAFKAESRGVEELYAHDKSRVCLLDPAAASDLSPEDGEKFDAFLFGGILDRTSELRKKGFEGRRLGPTQMTTDTAVRVTRIVVEEKTPLDKIPYVTYPELKFSEHESTEMPFKYVTDKDGQPIMPEGMVDLIKKDADKAIDDLF; from the exons ATGCCGGGCAAGACGTACATCGTCGAGCACCTCGACCCGGAGCTGGGCCCGTGGTCCGAACTCGAGtacatcgccatcgccaaagaaacccacgccgccgccggcactTTCCTGCTGTCCTCGCTTcccgccggcttcgtcgccCCGGACAAGCTGAAGCAGGTGCCGGCCTTCAAGGCCGAGAGCCggggcgtcgaggagctctACGCCCACGACAAGTCCCGCGTGTGCCTCCTCgacccagccgccgccagcgacCTGAGCCCCGAGGACGGTGAAAAATTCGACGCCTTTCTCTTTGGCGGCATCCTGG ACCGCACCTCGGAGCTGAGGAAGAAGGGCTTCGAAGGCAGACGTTTGGGTCCCACGCAGATGACGACCGACACTGCCGTCCGCGTCACCAGaatcgtcgtcgaggagaaga CACCCCTGGACAAGATCCCTTATGTCACCTACCCCGAGCTGAAGTTCAGCGAGCATGAGAGCACCGAGATGCCCTTCAAGTACGTCACCGACAAGGACGGCCAGCCCATCATGCCCGAG GGCATGGTCGACCTCATCAAGAAGGACGCCGACAAGGCGATTGACGACCTCTTTTAA